One Citrus sinensis cultivar Valencia sweet orange chromosome 5, DVS_A1.0, whole genome shotgun sequence genomic window, CAGAATAGAAAAATTCTCGTTCGGTCTCTGATCGAGCTAATTTTTGCAGCGTCGTGTTACTCTCGTTGTGATCTTTGATTTGATATGATATACGACTATATATAAGTTTACACACCATACAATGTTCGTTGACGATTCTCAAAATATTGACGattctcaaaatatttctgattaaacaaaattttatcgGACCTTCAATaagatatattattaaaaaaatgacaaccTTTATAATTATAgtcttttttattcaatttattggGAATTGTTGGATTGACTGTGTTAGGAAaggctttaatttattttctttgaacaaaattaattagtcaTTCCCGAATTGAAAGGCTAGTCGGACgattaatcaaacaaaatacaattcattttcacaatcattttctaagctgtttgtcttttttaaaTGTTCGTGGACGATTCTCAAAATATAGCTAATTAAGCATAATTTTATCTTCCACAAGATATATTCACTGATAACCTTCGTTCcaaatgaacaaaagaaaattgacaATCTTAATTATGGtacttttttattcaatttatccGGAATTCTTGGATTGATTGTATTGGATAAGCctttaatttcatttctttgaacaaaattaattagtcaTTACCGAATTGAAAGGCTAGTCGggcaattaattaaacaaagtacaaatcattttcacaagCATTTTCTAAGCTACTTGTCTTTATTTATATGTTCGCACCATTCTCAAAATATTgctaattaaacataattttatcttcGATAAGATatattaggttttttttttttaacgtatCAACTCACAGCATAACATCAGTATACTTTTGTGTAGGTTATACAGTTGGCGTTTTCAGGAGTTAAACCCTCATTTTAAGATCACAAGAGGAATGAATAGAAAGTACTAAAAGCTTTCAATAACTTGTGCAAACCACGAGCATTCAAGTTACCAATAACATTGTGTCAGTTGGCGCTGAGTTCTATGGAACAAAAGCTACATAACTGGCTCAAAATATTCGTCCCCTATATACCCACCTTGTAAAGCCATTCTCACGTTTGTCTCAAGACAAGCTGGGCTATCCCTCAACAATTCAGCAGCATCATGATTAAGGGGGTCCTCATGATTTGGTTCCGTGAAAAGATGATATAATCCATAAATAATAGTGTTTATGTTGAGGACAGGCTTCCAATCTTCTCGTAAGACATTGAGGCAAACATTTCCTTCCAAGTCAATATTTGGGTGGTAGACCTTGGTCTTACACTTAACCTTTGGTGCGTCATGTGGATAAATAGGGGGAACTTCAAAAGAGAACACAAATGTGCCATTTTGATAATATCCTTCATCAGGTTTAATTGAGACctcaaaattcattaaatcatcCTGGCCGTTGGGGAATGATATTTTGCAAGCTTCGGGTAGGTTCAGCTCAGTGATATCTTTGTGAAGACGCAATTCCCCAGCGCATTGCTTTTTAACAGGTGTACCTCCTGTGTTATTCTCAGCATCTTCTTTCTGTTTTTCCTTTACTTTAAATAGTCGAATCATATCTCCTACAACTGTTTGAGCAAAAACCTGCGCAAAGAGAAACACCAAACAGAGAAATTGACGGGGGGAAATGAATGAATTGATTTAACCCAcgagagaagagaagagattATCGGGTGGTTTTGTGGAATTTgagaaaagaagagagagagaatgagtGGCAGTGGCAGATGACAGATACGTCATACGTGGACCCTATTTCCGCAGTTGCAGCTACACCCCACTATGGTCTTCGATAAGATACAACCttctatttgaaaaaaacaaattaacaacattattaattataa contains:
- the LOC127902044 gene encoding NEDD8-conjugating enzyme Ubc12-like produces the protein MIRLFKVKEKQKEDAENNTGGTPVKKQCAGELRLHKDITELNLPEACKISFPNGQDDLMNFEVSIKPDEGYYQNGTFVFSFEVPPIYPHDAPKVKCKTKVYHPNIDLEGNVCLNVLREDWKPVLNINTIIYGLYHLFTEPNHEDPLNHDAAELLRDSPACLETNVRMALQGGYIGDEYFEPVM